The Primulina huaijiensis isolate GDHJ02 chromosome 17, ASM1229523v2, whole genome shotgun sequence genome window below encodes:
- the LOC140962879 gene encoding protein NLP2-like isoform X1, giving the protein MMEDFGFTTVDFNLMDQLFYDGFWLETQTADGSNFWQPISTHHLTSPSFIFPASDNIGSWNTNPSPDYILKQTQTSDLFFNNPQMDHHLSHSNEPTVPSGSSDNPNMEMNTKLCVGMNRNPINARAPISVRKRLDEAIKLLKDSVRDKNVLIQIWFPVKKDGRQVLITNNQPFSLDLNCKNLAEYRDVSKNYQFAADEESKESVGLPGRVFLKKLPEWTPDVRFFKREEYPRVIYAQQYNVRGSLALPVFELGSRRCLGVVEFVTTTQKLNYRPELENICRALQAVDLKIFDVPSPPSIEGCDESYQSALAEIRNIVKYVCSVHELPLAQTWAPCTEHNKQGCRHSDENYAHCVSTIDSASYVADPQVSGFHEACSEHHLLKGEGIPGKAFTSNKPCFSEDVTSFSKTDYPLSHHARVFNLCAAVAIRLRSTYTGKADFVLEFFLPLKCKDSNDQKMLLDSLLFVLQQTCQSLRVLSLQELAQETSDKETGSTSAGRSYEENWPNFIASRSEEPSQNAPSWIMNITDSQHKGKGVSVSFDDDINKEPGGEFRVTTQWDNPENFSHSGGYLSLDGKANEKRRTKTEKTISLQVLRQYFSGSLKDAAKSIGVCPTTLKRICRQHGITRWPSRKIKKVDHSLKKLQLVMDSVQGAEGPIKLGSFYRNFPEFVSPDSSPKLPVNTSNMNIQTASKSPSSSSSHSTSSSYCLSTGLKHSSLTLSEDALSAEQMIDQGMLKRARCDAELLHLEAPPMPQNSSRQAKDDIVPYRIKATFGEEKIRFSLHPHWSFNDLKEEVFRRFNVENNVGKVDIKYLDDDTEWVLLTCDADLDECVDIHRSSNIRTIKITVINKAYNQSLGSSFGSNK; this is encoded by the exons ATGATGGAAGATTTTGGATTCACCACTGTTGATTTCAATCTTATGGATCAACTCTTTTATGATGGATTCTGGTTAGAGACTCAGACTGCTGATGGATCCAACTTTTGGCAGCCTATTTCAACTCATCATTTAACTTCTCCTTCATTTATTTTTCCTGCTTCAGACAACATAGGCAGCTGGAATACGAATCCCAGTCCGGACTATATCTTAAAACAAACACAAACATCAgatttgttttttaataatCCGCAAATGGACCATCATCTTTCTCATAGCAATGAACCCACTGTTCCATCAGGTTCTTCAGATAATCCCAACATGGAAATGAACACGAAGTTGTGTGTTGGAATGAACCGAAACCCAATCAATGCTCGTGCTCCGATTTCAGTGAGGAAGAGATTAGACGAGGCTATTAAACTCCTTAAAGACTCTGTAAGAGATAAAAATGTTCTTATCCAAATCTGGTTTCCTGTTAAGAAAGATGGCAGACAAGTGCTTATAACTAACAACCAGCCATTTTCACTGGATCTAAACTGCAAAAATCTTGCGGAGTACAGAGATGTATCTAAAAATTATCAGTTCGCAGCAGATGAGGAGTCTAAAGAGTCTGTTGGGCTGCCGGGCAGAGTTTTCTTGAAGAAGTTGCCGGAGTGGACTCCCGATGTTCGGTTTTTCAAAAGAGAGGAGTATCCTCGTGTTATTTACGCACAGCAGTACAATGTTAGAGGATCACTCGCACTTCCTGTTTTTGAACTGGGGAGTCGTCGTTGCTTGGGGGTGGTTGAATTTGTGACAACCACTCAGAAACTCAATTACCGCCCTGAACTTGAAAATATCTGCAGAGCTCTACAG GCTGTTGATTTGAAGATTTTTGATGTTCCAAGTCCCCCCAGTATAGAG GGTTGTGATGAATCTTACCAGTCTGCTCTGGCAGAGATCAGAAATATTGTGAAATATGTGTGCAGTGTGCATGAACTGCCTTTGGCACAGACATGGGCGCCCTGTACTGAACATAATAAACAAGGGTGCCGACATTCTGATGAGAACTATGCACATTGTGTTTCGACTATTGACTCGGCCAGCTATGTTGCTGATCCCCAAGTTTCTGGCTTTCATGAGGCGTGCTCTGAACACCACTTGCTCAAAGGTGAAGGTATTCCTGGGAAAGCCTTCACGAGTAATAAACCGTGTTTTTCTGAGGATGTGACGTCTTTCAGCAAGACAGATTACCCTCTCTCACATCATGCTAGGGTGTTTAACTTGTGCGCTGCTGTGGCGATACGACTCAGAAGTACCTACACGGGAAAGGCTGATTTTGTTCTGGAGTTCTTCTTACCTCTAAAATGCAAAGACTCCAATGATCAGAAGATGTTGCTCGACTCTTTATTGTTTGTTTTACAACAAACTTGCCAGAGTCTAAGGGTTCTGTCCCTCCAAGAGTTGGCTCAAGAAACTTCAGATAAAGAAACGGGTAGCACTTCAGCAGGCAGGTCATACGAGGAAAATTGGCCAAATTTTATTGCTTCTCGTTCAGAAGAACCTTCTCAAAATGCTCCATCCTGGATCATGAATATAACGGATTCCCAGCATAAAGGTAAAGGAGTTTCTGTTTCTTTTGATGATGATATCAACAAGGAACCCGGAGGAGAGTTCAGGGTGACAACTCAGTGGGATAATCCCGAAAACTTTTCCCATTCCGGTGGGTATCTTTCCTTAGATGGGAAAGCAAATGAAAAGCGACGGACAAAGACCGAGAAGACAATTAGTTTGCAAGTACTTAGGCAATATTTTTCTGGGAGCCTAAAAGATGCTGCCAAGAGCATTGGGG TTTGTCCTACTACTCTGAAAAGAATATGCAGGCAGCATGGGATCACCCGATGGCCTTCAAGGAAGATAAAAAAAGTAGACCATTCATTGAAGAAACTCCAACTTGTGATGGATTCAGTCCAGGGTGCCGAGGGTCCTATTAAACTCGGTTCTTTCTATAGAAACTTCCCGGAATTTGTCTCTCCCGACTCCTCTCCCAAATTACCCGTAAacacttcaaacatgaacatccAGACTGCTTCAAAGTCACCTTCTTCCTCCAGCAGTCATAGCACCAGTTCAAGTTACTGTCTGTCTACTGGGCTGAAACATTCATCTCTCACTCTCAGCGAAGATGCTTTATCCGCGGAACAAATGATTGATCAAGGGATGCTAAAGAGAGCAAGGTGTGATGCAGAATTGCTTCACCTAGAGGCCCCACCGATGCCACAGAATAGCAGCAGGCAGGCAAAGGACGACATAGTCCCTTACAGGATAAAAGCCACTTTCGGGGAAGAAAAGATCCGATTCAGTCTGCATCCACACTGGAGTTTCAATGACTTAAAAGAAGAGGTTTTCAGGCGTTTCAATGTAGAAAATAATGTGGGTAAAGTTGATATAAAATACCTGGATGACGATACTGAATGGGTGCTTTTGACATGCGACGCTGATCTTGATGAATGTGTTGACATACACAGATCATCCAATATCAGAACCATAAAAATTACAGTCATTAATAAAGCTTATAACCAAAGTCTTGGAAGTTCATTTGGTAGCAATAAATAG
- the LOC140962879 gene encoding protein NLP2-like isoform X2 yields MMDSDNIGSWNTNPSPDYILKQTQTSDLFFNNPQMDHHLSHSNEPTVPSGSSDNPNMEMNTKLCVGMNRNPINARAPISVRKRLDEAIKLLKDSVRDKNVLIQIWFPVKKDGRQVLITNNQPFSLDLNCKNLAEYRDVSKNYQFAADEESKESVGLPGRVFLKKLPEWTPDVRFFKREEYPRVIYAQQYNVRGSLALPVFELGSRRCLGVVEFVTTTQKLNYRPELENICRALQAVDLKIFDVPSPPSIEGCDESYQSALAEIRNIVKYVCSVHELPLAQTWAPCTEHNKQGCRHSDENYAHCVSTIDSASYVADPQVSGFHEACSEHHLLKGEGIPGKAFTSNKPCFSEDVTSFSKTDYPLSHHARVFNLCAAVAIRLRSTYTGKADFVLEFFLPLKCKDSNDQKMLLDSLLFVLQQTCQSLRVLSLQELAQETSDKETGSTSAGRSYEENWPNFIASRSEEPSQNAPSWIMNITDSQHKGKGVSVSFDDDINKEPGGEFRVTTQWDNPENFSHSGGYLSLDGKANEKRRTKTEKTISLQVLRQYFSGSLKDAAKSIGVCPTTLKRICRQHGITRWPSRKIKKVDHSLKKLQLVMDSVQGAEGPIKLGSFYRNFPEFVSPDSSPKLPVNTSNMNIQTASKSPSSSSSHSTSSSYCLSTGLKHSSLTLSEDALSAEQMIDQGMLKRARCDAELLHLEAPPMPQNSSRQAKDDIVPYRIKATFGEEKIRFSLHPHWSFNDLKEEVFRRFNVENNVGKVDIKYLDDDTEWVLLTCDADLDECVDIHRSSNIRTIKITVINKAYNQSLGSSFGSNK; encoded by the exons ATGATGGATTCTG ACAACATAGGCAGCTGGAATACGAATCCCAGTCCGGACTATATCTTAAAACAAACACAAACATCAgatttgttttttaataatCCGCAAATGGACCATCATCTTTCTCATAGCAATGAACCCACTGTTCCATCAGGTTCTTCAGATAATCCCAACATGGAAATGAACACGAAGTTGTGTGTTGGAATGAACCGAAACCCAATCAATGCTCGTGCTCCGATTTCAGTGAGGAAGAGATTAGACGAGGCTATTAAACTCCTTAAAGACTCTGTAAGAGATAAAAATGTTCTTATCCAAATCTGGTTTCCTGTTAAGAAAGATGGCAGACAAGTGCTTATAACTAACAACCAGCCATTTTCACTGGATCTAAACTGCAAAAATCTTGCGGAGTACAGAGATGTATCTAAAAATTATCAGTTCGCAGCAGATGAGGAGTCTAAAGAGTCTGTTGGGCTGCCGGGCAGAGTTTTCTTGAAGAAGTTGCCGGAGTGGACTCCCGATGTTCGGTTTTTCAAAAGAGAGGAGTATCCTCGTGTTATTTACGCACAGCAGTACAATGTTAGAGGATCACTCGCACTTCCTGTTTTTGAACTGGGGAGTCGTCGTTGCTTGGGGGTGGTTGAATTTGTGACAACCACTCAGAAACTCAATTACCGCCCTGAACTTGAAAATATCTGCAGAGCTCTACAG GCTGTTGATTTGAAGATTTTTGATGTTCCAAGTCCCCCCAGTATAGAG GGTTGTGATGAATCTTACCAGTCTGCTCTGGCAGAGATCAGAAATATTGTGAAATATGTGTGCAGTGTGCATGAACTGCCTTTGGCACAGACATGGGCGCCCTGTACTGAACATAATAAACAAGGGTGCCGACATTCTGATGAGAACTATGCACATTGTGTTTCGACTATTGACTCGGCCAGCTATGTTGCTGATCCCCAAGTTTCTGGCTTTCATGAGGCGTGCTCTGAACACCACTTGCTCAAAGGTGAAGGTATTCCTGGGAAAGCCTTCACGAGTAATAAACCGTGTTTTTCTGAGGATGTGACGTCTTTCAGCAAGACAGATTACCCTCTCTCACATCATGCTAGGGTGTTTAACTTGTGCGCTGCTGTGGCGATACGACTCAGAAGTACCTACACGGGAAAGGCTGATTTTGTTCTGGAGTTCTTCTTACCTCTAAAATGCAAAGACTCCAATGATCAGAAGATGTTGCTCGACTCTTTATTGTTTGTTTTACAACAAACTTGCCAGAGTCTAAGGGTTCTGTCCCTCCAAGAGTTGGCTCAAGAAACTTCAGATAAAGAAACGGGTAGCACTTCAGCAGGCAGGTCATACGAGGAAAATTGGCCAAATTTTATTGCTTCTCGTTCAGAAGAACCTTCTCAAAATGCTCCATCCTGGATCATGAATATAACGGATTCCCAGCATAAAGGTAAAGGAGTTTCTGTTTCTTTTGATGATGATATCAACAAGGAACCCGGAGGAGAGTTCAGGGTGACAACTCAGTGGGATAATCCCGAAAACTTTTCCCATTCCGGTGGGTATCTTTCCTTAGATGGGAAAGCAAATGAAAAGCGACGGACAAAGACCGAGAAGACAATTAGTTTGCAAGTACTTAGGCAATATTTTTCTGGGAGCCTAAAAGATGCTGCCAAGAGCATTGGGG TTTGTCCTACTACTCTGAAAAGAATATGCAGGCAGCATGGGATCACCCGATGGCCTTCAAGGAAGATAAAAAAAGTAGACCATTCATTGAAGAAACTCCAACTTGTGATGGATTCAGTCCAGGGTGCCGAGGGTCCTATTAAACTCGGTTCTTTCTATAGAAACTTCCCGGAATTTGTCTCTCCCGACTCCTCTCCCAAATTACCCGTAAacacttcaaacatgaacatccAGACTGCTTCAAAGTCACCTTCTTCCTCCAGCAGTCATAGCACCAGTTCAAGTTACTGTCTGTCTACTGGGCTGAAACATTCATCTCTCACTCTCAGCGAAGATGCTTTATCCGCGGAACAAATGATTGATCAAGGGATGCTAAAGAGAGCAAGGTGTGATGCAGAATTGCTTCACCTAGAGGCCCCACCGATGCCACAGAATAGCAGCAGGCAGGCAAAGGACGACATAGTCCCTTACAGGATAAAAGCCACTTTCGGGGAAGAAAAGATCCGATTCAGTCTGCATCCACACTGGAGTTTCAATGACTTAAAAGAAGAGGTTTTCAGGCGTTTCAATGTAGAAAATAATGTGGGTAAAGTTGATATAAAATACCTGGATGACGATACTGAATGGGTGCTTTTGACATGCGACGCTGATCTTGATGAATGTGTTGACATACACAGATCATCCAATATCAGAACCATAAAAATTACAGTCATTAATAAAGCTTATAACCAAAGTCTTGGAAGTTCATTTGGTAGCAATAAATAG